A genomic segment from Candidatus Binatia bacterium encodes:
- a CDS encoding MFS transporter, with product MHRALGSVVREYVDQVRHSGRNARLYLAGLFLIGFGQSIFSLLFNLYLRALGFSDAGIGQIISKISLGAAVAAIPAAFLFRSTAARVILVGAGALCAAISLLQASLTEPELMLVVAFVSGMALTVYRLSIAPVVMSEVAEPARPFLFSAAFTVLVFAAILGSAIGGFLPHLFHLLTPSDRLALRWSLFISAAATLLCVIPFHRMQHPGRTPSGPEPPAAFAPGVFVERRLRGAWRQVRDLAELDWALNLKLVAPAMLIGLGAGLIIPFLNLYFRDRFGLSEGSIGLLFSAMQAFMVAGNLFGPAVSRRMGLVRGVVVTQLLSVPFMVALALSSWFPLVAASFFLRSALMNMNQPLSSHFAMEVVPKRDHAITNSLLSLSWYLAWSVSADVGGVLIERKGYTEPLLIAAALYVAASVLYWYFFRNVEEGRMPRAEVEIPS from the coding sequence ATGCACCGCGCGCTCGGGAGCGTCGTCCGCGAGTACGTCGACCAGGTCCGGCATTCCGGCAGGAACGCGCGGCTCTACCTGGCCGGACTCTTCCTGATCGGCTTCGGGCAGTCGATCTTCTCCCTCCTCTTCAACCTCTACCTGCGCGCGCTCGGCTTCTCCGATGCCGGAATCGGGCAGATCATCTCGAAGATCTCGCTCGGCGCGGCCGTCGCGGCGATCCCGGCCGCGTTCCTCTTCCGCTCGACGGCGGCTCGCGTGATCCTGGTGGGCGCGGGCGCGCTCTGCGCCGCGATCAGCCTCCTGCAGGCCTCCCTGACCGAGCCCGAGCTGATGCTGGTCGTGGCGTTCGTGTCGGGGATGGCGCTGACGGTCTACCGCCTCTCGATCGCGCCGGTCGTGATGAGCGAGGTGGCCGAGCCGGCCCGGCCCTTCCTCTTCAGCGCCGCGTTCACGGTGCTCGTGTTCGCGGCGATCCTCGGCTCGGCGATCGGGGGATTCCTGCCGCACCTCTTCCACCTGCTCACCCCCTCCGACCGGCTCGCGCTCCGCTGGTCGCTCTTCATCTCGGCCGCCGCCACGCTGCTCTGCGTGATCCCGTTCCACCGGATGCAGCACCCGGGCCGGACACCGTCCGGCCCGGAACCTCCGGCCGCCTTCGCGCCCGGAGTCTTCGTCGAGCGGCGGCTCCGCGGCGCATGGCGCCAGGTCCGCGATCTCGCGGAGTTGGACTGGGCGCTGAATCTCAAGCTGGTCGCGCCGGCGATGCTGATCGGCCTCGGCGCGGGACTCATCATTCCGTTCCTGAACCTCTACTTCCGGGACCGCTTCGGGTTGAGCGAGGGCTCGATCGGGCTCCTCTTCAGCGCGATGCAGGCGTTCATGGTGGCGGGGAACCTCTTCGGTCCGGCGGTCTCGCGACGGATGGGGCTCGTGCGCGGGGTGGTGGTGACGCAGCTCCTGTCGGTGCCGTTCATGGTGGCGCTCGCGCTCTCGAGCTGGTTTCCGCTCGTGGCCGCCTCCTTCTTCCTCCGGAGCGCCCTCATGAACATGAACCAGCCGCTGTCCTCCCACTTCGCCATGGAGGTGGTGCCGAAGCGCGACCACGCGATCACGAACAGCCTGCTCTCCCTGTCCTGGTACCTGGCCTGGAGCGTGAGCGCCGACGTGGGCGGCGTCCTGATCGAGCGAAAGGGCTACACGGAGCCCCTCCTGATCGCCGCCGCCCTCTACGTGGCCGCCTCGGTCCTCTACTGGTACTTCTTTCGGAACGTGGAAGAAGGCCGGATGCCCCGGGCGGAGGTGGAGATACCTAGTTAA